AGGCTGTCGGCTTTTTACTTCTGATTAAGTCTAATTGTGGAAGACCAGTTGTTCTTGGAGCAGTTGAAAGCTCGGCAACATTTTTACCATCCAGTAGGTTACCCATGTTGGCTCTTGCCTTGATTGTGAAGGTGAATACCACCGTTACACCATCTTTAAGCAATAATCTAATGCTGTCTTGTCCGGTAACATCCACTTCAAAGTTGTTGTCATCAATCAAACCTTGAGTGAAGTTTTGTGGAGAAGTTGCATTTCTTGGTTGGTAAACTCTTACCGAATTGCTTCCTGTCGCTGTCCTTTTGTTGATCTTCAACACATTGTCAAATTGCAACGGATTGGAAACCGACATTTTCATTCCCACAATCTTGAAAGGGTTGGCTTTTGATTCCTCCCTTACTTCTTTGTGTGAACTCTCTTCAACACTTACCGTTACACCGGCAGGTTGTGCTGCTTCTTCGTTTGCTCCAAACAGAATGGCTTCTGCATCGGCTCCGGAAGTGTTTTTTACTACTACGGTTAAGGTACGGTCGTTCGGATCAATGCGTCCGATAGAATTTGTTTTGTAACTATCGTACATGTCGTCATCATCGGCAGGGATGTATTCTACTTCTTCATCGTAGTATTCATCCTCATCGTAATAACTGTCTTCATGACCTTCAAAACCGGTATCGAAGTCATCTTCTTCATACCCATCGTAGTCATCGTATCTGTCTTCGGCATCATCTTCGTATGCCATCAACTCATCGTTATATGGATTCATTTTGAATGCTTTTTTAAGTGTTTGTAACTAAATTCAGGTAGTCCCACCTTGGAACTACTTCTTTGTTTCGCTGCTTTCTGCTAGCTTTTTTGCTTTTGCTTTCTCCATAGCAGGATCAATCACTTTTTTGGTTAGGATTGTACCAATCACAAAAACTCCTAGTGAAACTCCTGCCATAATGCCAATTGATTTCCAATCAGTATTTTTCATTTTGTATCGTTTTAAATTTTTAAATCTTCCGAATTGAACTGTGCGGTTTTTAAACCAATTGAGATGCTAAGGTCAGGGGAAAACAAGGCGAGAAAAAGGGCGAAAGTTGTCCTTTGGTGAGTGTTTATCTATGGACAAACTTTAAGGCAAAAACCGGAGATCGGTCGGTACAAAAAAGGAAGGGATTTAATTTATCCTAGAGATAAATTAAAGGGTATTGGAATTTATTAAGGGGATAAATTCAGCTTCTTAAAAAGTTACTCAAAAATGCCAGTAAATACATTTTACTGGCAAAAATGAGTATTTCTAAAAAATGTCACTATATTTGCACTGTTGGCAATTATGAGTAAATCTATAATTTGCCTAAAAAGTTAAATACTGGCAAAATTGAGCTATGTCTAAAATCATTGACCGTCAAATATCGAAGCATTTCAAAGGCAAAGGGCATTTCGACCGAGATTCCCTCAGTTCCTTTTTAACTGATTTGGATCCGGAAATCACAGAAAGTGTTTTAACTTGGAGAATACATGATTTGGTGAAACGCAAAGTGATTGACCAAGTGAAGTTAGGCGTTTACATTATTTCTGACAAAGTAGCTTACATACCATTTGTATCAGATAAACTGGCTCGATTATCCAAGATTATAGCCAAAGAGTTTGATGAGTTGGATTACTGCCTTTGGAGTACAGAATGGCTTAATGATTTTACCCGACATCAATTGGGAACCTTCTTTTATATACTGGAGGTTGAAAAGGATTTTGTAGAGGAAGTATTCAATGCGTATTCCGAATCCAAACAGTACCGCGTGTACCTCGATCCCAAAGAGGACATCATGGAAAGATATGTGGAAAGTGAAATTTCCATCATTATCAAACCACTTATCAGCCGTTCACCAAAACAGAAAGTCGCAGCAAAGGAGAAATCAAAGGATAAAATCTATGTACCGACCATAGAGAAAATACTAATTGATGTGTATAGCGATGCCGTAACCTTCTATGCCATTCAGGGAAGTGAAATGGATACGCTGTTTGAAAATGCCTTAAAACGCTATCAAATAAACTTCACCAAACTTATTAGCTACGCTAGAAGAAGAAATAAAGAAGAACAAATTAAAAGTTACTTAGAGAACAACTTTGGTGACTTTGTTAAAGATATTTTAGAATGATAAAAGCACATTGTTTTACCAAAGAATGGATCAACGGCTTTAAGCAACAAAAGCATTTTAAGCGGATCAACCCTCCGGTATTGGAGAAAATGATTCAGGCACTTTCTTTATTGCAGCAGCTCAAAGCTCATGGTTTGAATTTCACCTTTAAAGGTGGTACGAGTTTGGTATTGTTGCTTTCTAAATCGAGAAGGTTTT
This genomic interval from Tamlana carrageenivorans contains the following:
- a CDS encoding DUF6577 family protein — encoded protein: MSKIIDRQISKHFKGKGHFDRDSLSSFLTDLDPEITESVLTWRIHDLVKRKVIDQVKLGVYIISDKVAYIPFVSDKLARLSKIIAKEFDELDYCLWSTEWLNDFTRHQLGTFFYILEVEKDFVEEVFNAYSESKQYRVYLDPKEDIMERYVESEISIIIKPLISRSPKQKVAAKEKSKDKIYVPTIEKILIDVYSDAVTFYAIQGSEMDTLFENALKRYQINFTKLISYARRRNKEEQIKSYLENNFGDFVKDILE